The nucleotide window tCCTTCGAAGTTAAAAATAGGATaatagattaattaattaatcctTCCAGAGTTTTGATCCATACAAATTTCATACGCAATGAAGGgagtatattaaatttttatttcccAAATCCCAAGTCAGCCAATAGATTGGGGTTAGAGAAAATTCAAAGAAGGCCGAACGAAGCCTGAAAACATGTGGACGAGAAAACCAAATAAAGTCAAGGTTTGACTCCAAAGAGAGAGCGCACAAAAATCTTGTGCGTCCGCGCATAGCATTAAACAACACCAGACGACTtggtcttctccttctttttaaGCAAAAACCCTATcctttgtttttcatttcaacAAATCGGAAATTTCTATGCAGCTTCACCACAATAATCAACACAAACTTTTGAGAAtgtatatcattttttttaagtataaaaattctttataaatttttcatttataaacCGGATAGCTATATATAGAATATTAAttactaaataaaaattaaaaaagtcaataaccaaataaataaattggcactattaaaaactaacacacataatatatattcaTCATTTCAAACGTATTGTGGGGGGAATAATTGACCAAACCAAACCCactataataacaataataataatttaattgtcatcgattatataatatatgatatatatgAGTAGTGTTAGGGAGCCAATGGCCTAaacgtacaatgtgtacaattgGCTAAATCTTTAGTTTATGAATAAAATGTAACATTAAtaatcatatctctaatactttctaAACCTTCATTTTACACATTGTAAGCTTAAgtcattggctccctatactttctcGATATATATATAGCACCAATTGGCACGTTCTCTTGTTatgaatattattattcttctttttgaAGCCCATAtattctcttagcttcttcgtCAATCCAATTCTCTGTAGCCATAGCCATGGACAAAGAACAAGAAGAGATGCAGTTCCTTGGTCTCTTTGGGATCTACAAGGAATCATACAAGATGATAATCGCATGGAGAAAGATCTTCACGAAGATCACCTTATCCCTAATCCTTCCTCTCTCCTTCATCTTCCTAATCCACATAGAAATCTCCGATGTCCTCTTCAGGAAAATCATGCACAACTCCCAAGAAATGATCGAAACTCCACAAGGCACACCTCAATACAATAAGCTCTCCGACATGGTTTCTTCAGAATGGGTtaccttcttcctcttcaagaTCGTATACTTCACTTTTCTACTcatcttctctctcctctccaCCTCCGCCGTCGTCTACACCGTAGCTTCCATCTACACTTCAAGAGAAGTCACCTTCAAGAAAGTCATGAGCGTCGTTCCAAAGGTTTGGAAGAGGCTCATGGTAACTTTCCTATGCGCCTTCTCCGTTTTCTTCCTCTACAACTTCGCCACAGCCCTTGTCATTATAATTCTCTTGCTATTATTGGGTCCCGGCGACGGCACCGTTGCCATCTTCATCATTGTAGGCTTGATTTTTTTGATTGGCTTTCTGTATCTTACGGTGGTTTGGCAGCTAGCCAGCGTTGTTTCGGTGTTGGAAGAATCTTACGGATTCCAAGCGATGAAGAAGAGCAAGGATTTGATCAAGGGGAAGATGTGGTTGTCAGTGATCATATTCTTGATGCTTAATATATCGTTTTTCTTGGTACAGTTTTTGTTCAAGAATTTTGTTGTGCATGGATGGAGGGTGAGTTCTTTGGATAGAACGGCTTATGGGTTGCTATGTTTCTTGTTGCTTTCACATTTGTTCTTGTTTGGACTTGTGATCCAAACAGTGCTTTATTTTGTTTGCAAATCTTATCACCACCAGAATATTGATAAGTCGGCCTTGTCGGATCATTTGGAAGTTTATCTTGGCGAGTATGAGCCTTTGACCGCCAAAAATGTTCAGCTTGAACAGTATCAAGTTTGATTATTCTGGTAGCagaaagatattttatttttgctcTAACTaataatatagttttttttctGTACTtttaagagaaatgttatttgaATGTAATATGCAACTAGCTAGTATATATCAGAAATATACAATAATACAATATACAAAGATAATCGTTGCTTTCATTGTTTATGTCATCTGTCTTTATGTGGACTTTTTCAATGTACAAAAA belongs to Arachis duranensis cultivar V14167 chromosome 8, aradu.V14167.gnm2.J7QH, whole genome shotgun sequence and includes:
- the LOC107460625 gene encoding uncharacterized protein LOC107460625 — encoded protein: MDKEQEEMQFLGLFGIYKESYKMIIAWRKIFTKITLSLILPLSFIFLIHIEISDVLFRKIMHNSQEMIETPQGTPQYNKLSDMVSSEWVTFFLFKIVYFTFLLIFSLLSTSAVVYTVASIYTSREVTFKKVMSVVPKVWKRLMVTFLCAFSVFFLYNFATALVIIILLLLLGPGDGTVAIFIIVGLIFLIGFLYLTVVWQLASVVSVLEESYGFQAMKKSKDLIKGKMWLSVIIFLMLNISFFLVQFLFKNFVVHGWRVSSLDRTAYGLLCFLLLSHLFLFGLVIQTVLYFVCKSYHHQNIDKSALSDHLEVYLGEYEPLTAKNVQLEQYQV